A window of the Tunturibacter empetritectus genome harbors these coding sequences:
- a CDS encoding IPT/TIG domain-containing protein, with protein sequence MKPCLSFAFVSAIVCLSVALFVSGCGSSSPAASGGGTTQTPPPAALVITSIRPTSVPAGSTAVTVTVAGSGFLSTSVVHVNGTSSPTTYVSPTELATTVPAAYLATGAMLQITVSNGSTSTGSDTSAIALEVDNPAPIITGYSPSGFLSGAMPVTVAVTGSDFVPATVIQVNGTARETTYIDATHVSVLLTANDLANPGNIVLVAINPAPGGGTSAGASLPVTNPVPGVISVAPSTVAVGSATATTISVTGTSFIPGSVVHVNGSSRPTTVGSPTQLSFQLTVADQAAAGSLQVNVVNPSPGGGASSGISLLVSNPTPSVVSLTPNTVAAGAATPTPVTVVGSSFIPGSAVQVNGSSRATTIVSATQLSFQLTVADQAAAGSLQVDVVNPAPGGGASASVPFVITSPSGTPPPVLASISPPVVPINQDATVLINGDNFTSTSTVVVNGVTVPFTCACPQQLSLSIPASALSVPGISTITVTNDSGTSSPIDLTTYVPIINNSMIYNPANGLFYLSVPSYAPAPYSNSIVSVDPVTGALGTPIPVGSEPNRLAISSDGQNLWVALDGASAVRQVNLATGTAGLQFPIPADTLFEGPGLVASMAAIPGQPNSVAVMSYFPSDGPNGILLAIYDSGVPRPTTVSYVAYDPFPWAMVVNAATNEIYGPGDPLGIGGYSTYTYNSSGITREFSTSSGENTAESNVDDVQLANGVLYTSYGQAINPANADVLGTFYPSGTTAAMGSIAVDTTLGKAFFLENITTNFFIGTGFSAYQIGAFNLSNYTATSDTPIQIAAPESRVNYQYEGPTGPRLTRWGSNGLAFHGTGGFISFRSNLVQNLSTTNADLAVALTPSGATATGNTTTYTAIVTNNGPSSASNVDLTAFLPSTGILVSSTSSSGTCAGPGPISCDLGGLSSNGTAIVTIVVQQLSSGSATMTVQVSASENDPAPANNQASSTQTITGGDFSALPTLTSISPQVIASGSTATNLTVTGTGFNSSSTVLLNGSSLSTTFNNSTTLTAVVLPADVASLGWASISVATPAPGGGTSAVLPLTVFSVLKLGANHILYDPYSRNLMASIGAGTASVAANSILAITPDTASIGIPVPIGGVPTDLALTYDGQILYTLLPATANGSIARFNMLTQQPDFTVSGFQSASYDTPISYVSTMPGTEDTVAIYIGEYTGAAVIDFNTAQHTAAERGSPTGIYSGMCPVFLSSTVLVAPVSPDAGEGATSFPVTASGISRGTNIPVSTACFKLIAGIAYGETGAVVNFNSATPIYNGIFHGAIPLVVGTSGFGMEADPSLNVAFYPTLASSNGALGAFDSISTFNTTTFATTSVLSLPFASIEGSTTSFSPVDTFRWGQDGLAILTSTGNVYLLRGPAIVPQLLDTNTPVTLSSSSLTSVTHGTGNTVLTLTGTNFVPGVAVLWNGSYRTTTIVDPAHVSVAIPASDLASAGTATITAANPGAAVSAPLYFNIN encoded by the coding sequence ATGAAACCCTGCTTATCTTTTGCCTTTGTCTCTGCCATAGTGTGTCTATCGGTTGCTCTCTTTGTTTCTGGTTGTGGAAGTTCAAGTCCTGCCGCTTCGGGTGGCGGAACTACGCAGACACCACCGCCAGCCGCTCTCGTTATCACCTCGATTAGGCCGACATCTGTCCCTGCAGGTTCCACAGCCGTCACGGTCACGGTGGCGGGCAGCGGATTTCTGAGCACGAGCGTTGTTCATGTGAACGGAACGTCCAGTCCGACTACCTACGTTAGCCCAACGGAGTTAGCAACGACCGTCCCAGCGGCTTATCTTGCCACCGGGGCGATGCTGCAGATTACCGTGTCTAACGGGAGCACGAGCACCGGCAGTGATACATCGGCTATCGCCCTCGAGGTTGATAACCCTGCTCCCATCATTACAGGCTATTCTCCGTCCGGCTTTCTCTCTGGCGCGATGCCAGTGACCGTCGCCGTAACGGGATCGGATTTCGTCCCGGCAACTGTCATTCAGGTAAACGGGACTGCGCGTGAGACTACTTATATCGATGCAACGCACGTTAGCGTGTTGCTCACTGCCAACGATCTGGCGAATCCAGGCAATATCGTACTGGTAGCAATTAATCCTGCGCCGGGTGGTGGCACGTCGGCCGGAGCTTCTCTGCCGGTAACGAATCCTGTGCCTGGAGTCATTTCTGTCGCCCCAAGCACGGTGGCAGTTGGATCCGCAACAGCGACAACCATCTCGGTGACGGGAACGAGCTTCATCCCGGGTTCCGTTGTGCACGTGAACGGCTCATCACGTCCCACCACGGTAGGCAGCCCGACGCAATTGAGCTTCCAACTTACGGTTGCTGATCAAGCTGCCGCGGGAAGCCTCCAAGTGAATGTAGTGAATCCTTCGCCCGGAGGCGGGGCGTCTTCAGGAATTTCTTTACTTGTGTCGAATCCGACGCCAAGCGTAGTTTCGCTAACACCCAATACTGTCGCCGCCGGAGCAGCTACGCCAACACCGGTCACGGTCGTAGGGTCTAGTTTTATCCCGGGTTCTGCTGTGCAGGTGAACGGCTCGTCACGTGCTACCACGATCGTCAGCGCGACACAATTGAGCTTCCAACTCACCGTTGCTGATCAAGCCGCCGCGGGAAGTCTCCAAGTAGATGTGGTGAACCCGGCGCCCGGAGGAGGAGCCTCTGCCTCTGTACCGTTTGTGATAACGTCACCTTCGGGAACACCACCACCGGTTTTGGCATCGATCTCTCCTCCCGTAGTCCCAATCAATCAAGACGCTACAGTCTTGATTAATGGCGATAACTTCACATCCACCTCTACGGTTGTAGTCAATGGCGTCACGGTTCCGTTTACCTGCGCCTGCCCTCAGCAACTCTCCCTAAGTATCCCCGCTTCTGCCCTGTCTGTACCAGGCATTAGCACGATTACTGTCACCAATGACTCTGGCACCAGTTCACCCATCGACCTGACGACTTACGTTCCAATAATCAATAACAGCATGATCTACAACCCGGCCAACGGGCTTTTCTACCTCTCCGTTCCCAGCTACGCCCCGGCGCCCTATAGCAACTCGATCGTATCGGTCGACCCCGTGACCGGGGCACTTGGAACACCTATCCCCGTCGGCAGCGAACCCAATCGTCTGGCAATTAGCTCCGATGGCCAAAACCTCTGGGTAGCTCTCGACGGTGCTTCAGCTGTCCGTCAAGTGAACCTCGCCACAGGTACGGCAGGGCTTCAGTTCCCGATCCCCGCGGATACACTATTTGAGGGTCCAGGCCTAGTCGCCTCGATGGCTGCCATCCCAGGCCAGCCTAACTCGGTCGCTGTGATGAGCTATTTCCCGTCTGACGGTCCCAACGGTATCCTACTCGCGATCTATGACAGTGGCGTTCCCCGGCCTACGACCGTAAGTTATGTCGCCTACGACCCGTTTCCATGGGCTATGGTCGTGAACGCCGCCACCAACGAGATCTATGGCCCCGGCGACCCCCTTGGCATCGGCGGCTACAGCACCTACACCTACAATTCGAGCGGCATCACTCGCGAATTCTCCACTTCCTCTGGCGAGAATACCGCTGAGAGCAACGTCGATGATGTCCAACTTGCCAATGGGGTGCTCTATACCTCCTATGGCCAAGCCATCAACCCGGCAAACGCTGACGTTCTCGGAACTTTCTATCCCAGCGGGACGACCGCTGCCATGGGGTCAATCGCAGTTGATACGACACTCGGCAAAGCCTTCTTTCTAGAAAATATAACCACTAACTTCTTCATCGGTACCGGTTTTAGTGCATACCAGATCGGCGCATTCAACCTCTCCAACTACACCGCAACTTCCGACACCCCCATCCAGATCGCTGCGCCGGAATCCAGGGTCAACTACCAGTATGAGGGCCCAACCGGTCCCAGACTCACACGTTGGGGATCGAATGGTCTCGCCTTCCACGGCACTGGAGGCTTTATCAGTTTCCGCTCCAACCTTGTTCAGAACCTCTCCACCACAAACGCAGACCTCGCCGTTGCCCTGACCCCATCCGGAGCCACCGCCACCGGCAATACAACTACCTATACCGCGATTGTGACCAACAACGGACCATCCTCCGCATCGAACGTTGATCTTACAGCGTTCCTCCCCTCGACTGGCATCCTGGTCTCTTCCACCTCGTCCTCCGGCACATGCGCGGGCCCGGGTCCTATCTCCTGTGATCTTGGTGGCCTGTCCAGCAATGGCACCGCCATCGTCACCATTGTCGTCCAGCAGCTTAGCTCTGGAAGCGCCACGATGACAGTTCAGGTAAGCGCTAGCGAAAATGACCCGGCCCCAGCGAACAATCAAGCCAGCTCCACCCAGACCATCACCGGAGGTGACTTCTCCGCATTGCCTACCCTCACGTCGATCAGCCCGCAGGTGATCGCTTCAGGCTCAACTGCCACCAACCTCACCGTGACAGGAACTGGCTTCAACAGCAGTTCCACAGTCCTGCTGAATGGCTCTTCGCTCTCGACCACCTTCAACAACAGCACCACTCTTACGGCTGTCGTTCTGCCTGCGGATGTTGCAAGCCTCGGCTGGGCCTCTATCTCGGTGGCGACCCCGGCACCCGGTGGAGGAACCTCCGCGGTGCTGCCGCTCACTGTCTTCTCCGTTCTCAAGCTCGGCGCGAACCACATCCTTTACGATCCTTATTCGCGCAACCTCATGGCCAGCATTGGTGCAGGAACCGCGTCAGTTGCAGCGAATTCCATCCTTGCCATCACCCCGGATACTGCTTCTATCGGAATCCCGGTCCCTATCGGCGGTGTGCCTACCGATCTCGCCCTCACCTACGACGGCCAGATCCTTTACACGCTTCTCCCTGCAACCGCCAACGGAAGTATCGCGCGCTTCAACATGCTCACTCAGCAGCCTGACTTCACCGTCTCCGGATTCCAATCCGCTAGCTACGACACACCCATCAGCTATGTCTCTACCATGCCGGGCACCGAGGACACGGTCGCGATCTACATAGGCGAATACACCGGGGCCGCTGTTATCGACTTCAATACAGCGCAGCATACCGCGGCAGAACGCGGCAGTCCGACCGGAATCTATTCCGGAATGTGCCCTGTCTTTCTCAGCTCAACCGTTCTCGTCGCGCCAGTCAGTCCGGATGCCGGCGAGGGAGCAACCAGCTTCCCCGTCACAGCCTCCGGAATCTCCCGTGGGACCAACATCCCAGTGAGCACCGCTTGCTTCAAACTCATCGCAGGAATTGCTTACGGTGAGACAGGAGCAGTCGTCAATTTCAATTCCGCCACGCCAATTTATAACGGAATATTCCATGGAGCGATCCCGCTTGTCGTCGGAACCTCCGGTTTCGGCATGGAGGCAGATCCCTCGCTGAATGTCGCCTTCTATCCGACCCTCGCCTCCTCCAACGGTGCCCTCGGGGCTTTCGACAGCATCAGCACCTTCAATACAACCACTTTTGCGACCACAAGCGTGCTCTCTCTTCCTTTCGCTTCTATCGAAGGCAGCACCACCAGCTTTAGCCCGGTAGATACGTTCCGTTGGGGCCAGGACGGCCTCGCCATCCTCACCTCCACTGGAAACGTTTATCTTCTACGCGGCCCTGCCATTGTTCCGCAGCTGCTCGACACGAATACTCCAGTCACCTTAAGCTCAAGCTCCCTCACCAGCGTCACTCACGGCACCGGGAACACCGTTCTTACGCTTACAGGAACAAATTTTGTACCCGGGGTGGCTGTGCTATGGAACGGCAGCTACCGGACCACGACCATTGTGGATCCAGCGCATGTCTCGGTAGCCATTCCAGCAAGCGATTTGGCCAGCGCCGGGACTGCAACCATCACAGCCGCTAATCCTGGGGCTGCGGTATCCGCTCCACTGTACTTCAATATCAACTAG
- a CDS encoding glycoside hydrolase family 30 protein, with the protein MLSRALRYASAVLLIASSPLFSQTVRSYISTSDLSRALEAQPILSFAPASSPAPLTISVDESSRFQTMDGFGISMTEGSAWLLHERMPPAMSRDVMTKLFDPSSGIGLSFVRLPIGSTDLSLNHYSYDDMPAGQQDTELHHFSTTHDEAYVFPIMREALKLNPSITVMATPWSAPAWMKTHDSMIGGSLREEDMSAYAEYIVRSLQSFEKEGIPVKYLTVQNEPLHETEDFPGTLMLADQQKHLIGHYLGPDLRRMGLRTQVLAYDHNWDHPEYPLEVLSDPAAAPFMAGSALHCYGGEPTAQSVIHNKFPDKGIWMTECSGGTWQKKAPLEVTAHLLIDSTRNWAKAVALWGIVLDTDHNPHAGGCGTCRGLVTLDTNKMSVSYTGDFYALAQASKFVHPVATRIDSTSFGSDSLESVAFQNVDGSIALLVLNNRSDAATFDVSWRASTFHTSLPPGALATYMWSLKH; encoded by the coding sequence GTGCTCTCTCGCGCGCTTCGCTACGCCTCTGCTGTTTTGCTTATCGCATCCAGCCCCTTGTTCTCGCAGACTGTACGGTCTTACATATCTACATCCGATCTCTCCCGTGCTCTTGAGGCGCAGCCTATCCTGTCGTTCGCGCCCGCAAGCAGTCCGGCGCCTCTTACGATTAGCGTAGATGAGAGCAGCCGCTTCCAGACAATGGACGGCTTCGGCATCTCTATGACGGAGGGCTCTGCATGGTTGCTCCACGAGCGGATGCCCCCAGCGATGAGCCGCGATGTGATGACGAAGCTCTTCGATCCCTCTAGCGGAATTGGCCTAAGTTTTGTTCGGCTCCCTATCGGTTCTACTGATCTATCGCTCAATCACTACAGCTACGACGACATGCCCGCAGGACAACAAGACACCGAACTGCACCACTTCTCAACCACGCACGATGAGGCGTATGTCTTCCCCATCATGCGAGAGGCACTGAAACTCAATCCGTCCATTACCGTCATGGCCACACCATGGAGCGCTCCTGCATGGATGAAGACGCATGATTCCATGATCGGCGGTTCTCTTCGCGAAGAGGACATGTCTGCTTACGCAGAGTACATCGTGCGATCGCTGCAGTCCTTTGAGAAGGAAGGCATCCCGGTGAAATACTTGACAGTGCAGAACGAACCACTACATGAGACAGAAGACTTTCCCGGAACCTTGATGCTTGCGGATCAGCAGAAGCATTTGATCGGCCATTATCTCGGGCCCGATCTACGTCGCATGGGCCTGCGGACGCAGGTGCTTGCCTACGATCACAACTGGGATCATCCGGAGTATCCACTTGAGGTGCTGTCGGACCCTGCGGCCGCTCCCTTCATGGCTGGGTCCGCACTGCACTGCTATGGAGGTGAGCCAACTGCCCAGAGCGTCATTCATAATAAGTTTCCCGACAAAGGAATATGGATGACGGAGTGTTCCGGTGGGACGTGGCAAAAGAAGGCTCCATTGGAGGTTACGGCTCACCTACTGATTGACTCTACCCGCAATTGGGCCAAGGCAGTGGCACTCTGGGGCATTGTGTTGGATACCGACCACAACCCACATGCGGGCGGCTGTGGGACGTGTCGGGGATTGGTTACGTTGGATACGAATAAGATGAGCGTTTCCTACACTGGGGATTTTTACGCGTTGGCACAGGCTAGCAAGTTCGTCCATCCCGTGGCAACTCGTATCGATTCAACATCCTTCGGGAGTGACAGTCTCGAAAGCGTGGCTTTTCAAAACGTAGACGGATCAATCGCCTTGCTGGTCTTGAACAATCGAAGCGACGCGGCAACATTCGACGTGAGTTGGAGAGCCAGTACCTTCCACACGTCGCTACCACCTGGAGCGCTTGCAACTTACATGTGGTCTCTGAAGCACTAG